In Mycolicibacterium alvei, a single window of DNA contains:
- a CDS encoding nitroreductase family protein → MAEFGDVVRSRRSSRMFLPDKPVPHELLDEALTLAMRAPSNSNTQPWHLFLATGERRVRLVDALLAAVDAAPPAIGTAGLPPQFAHRCRESGALVYGAMGIERDFLQD, encoded by the coding sequence ATGGCCGAGTTCGGCGATGTCGTACGGTCGCGTCGATCGTCACGAATGTTCCTGCCGGACAAGCCTGTTCCCCATGAGCTGCTGGACGAGGCGCTGACGCTGGCGATGCGGGCGCCGTCGAACTCCAACACCCAGCCCTGGCATCTCTTCCTGGCCACCGGTGAGCGGCGCGTCCGATTGGTCGACGCGCTGCTCGCCGCTGTCGACGCCGCACCGCCGGCGATAGGCACTGCGGGCCTGCCGCCGCAGTTCGCCCACCGGTGCCGGGAGAGCGGCGCTTTGGTGTACGGCGCGATGGGCATTGAGCGTGACTTCCTGCAGGACTGA
- a CDS encoding flavin-containing monooxygenase produces the protein MAHDAGRDSGGTTFDPDALRQRYSEERERRLRADGVGQYVEIAGRFAGFGTDPWADADFTRAPLTDEVDVAIIGAGFGGLLTGARLRDLGVENVRLIDKAADVGGTWYWNRYPGIACDVESYVYMPLLEELGYLPTEKYAKGAEIFAHCQSIARHYDLYRNACLQTEVREIRWEAADSRWVIATDRGDAIRARFVSMANGYLQKPKLPGIDGIAEFAGHAFHTSRWDYPYTGANLEHLADKRVGIVGTGATAIQCVPRLARAVGELFVFQRTPSTVDVRANAPTDPQWAAGLEPGWQQRRIENFQILTAGGEADEDLVDDAWTSLAKQMPIAKKGADPRASAAELADFAKMEQIRARVDALVADPATAEALKPWYGYYCKRPCFHDEYLQAFNRDNVTLVDTRGRGVERINGNGVVVAGTEYALDCLIFATGFEVGTDYTRRTGFEVIGRDGLTLSDKWSDGVRTLHGLHVNGFPNCFIASIAQSGFTVNFPYLIETQSRHTAWVIAWALANGATELEATAAAEAQWVDTVVARSGVISGRREACTPGYYNREGQASARLNQDSFFFGGPTEYADILAAWRDAGSIAAMVIR, from the coding sequence ATGGCACACGATGCGGGCCGGGACAGCGGGGGCACCACGTTCGACCCGGATGCCTTGCGGCAGCGCTACTCCGAGGAACGTGAGCGGCGGCTGCGCGCCGACGGTGTCGGCCAGTACGTGGAAATCGCCGGGAGATTCGCGGGGTTCGGCACCGATCCCTGGGCCGATGCGGATTTCACCCGTGCACCCCTGACCGACGAGGTCGACGTCGCGATCATCGGGGCGGGGTTCGGCGGGCTGCTCACCGGGGCCCGGCTGCGGGACCTGGGTGTGGAGAACGTGCGGCTGATCGACAAGGCCGCCGACGTGGGCGGCACCTGGTACTGGAACCGGTATCCGGGGATCGCGTGTGACGTCGAGTCCTACGTGTACATGCCACTGCTGGAAGAGCTGGGCTACCTGCCGACCGAGAAGTACGCCAAGGGTGCCGAGATCTTCGCGCACTGTCAGTCCATCGCGCGGCACTACGACCTCTACCGCAATGCCTGCCTGCAGACCGAGGTGCGGGAAATCCGTTGGGAAGCTGCCGATTCACGGTGGGTGATCGCCACCGACCGCGGCGATGCGATACGGGCCCGGTTCGTCTCGATGGCCAACGGCTACCTGCAGAAGCCGAAACTTCCGGGTATCGACGGCATCGCCGAATTCGCCGGACACGCGTTTCACACCAGCCGCTGGGATTACCCCTACACCGGGGCGAACCTCGAGCACCTCGCCGACAAACGGGTGGGCATCGTCGGCACCGGAGCCACCGCGATCCAGTGCGTACCGAGGCTCGCCCGGGCGGTCGGGGAGTTGTTCGTTTTTCAGCGCACCCCGTCCACCGTCGACGTGCGCGCGAACGCGCCCACCGACCCGCAATGGGCGGCCGGGCTGGAACCGGGTTGGCAGCAACGGCGGATCGAGAACTTTCAGATCCTCACCGCCGGCGGTGAGGCCGACGAGGATCTCGTCGACGACGCCTGGACCAGCCTGGCCAAACAGATGCCGATCGCCAAGAAGGGAGCAGACCCGCGCGCATCGGCGGCCGAGTTGGCCGACTTCGCGAAGATGGAGCAGATCCGGGCCCGCGTCGATGCCCTGGTGGCCGACCCCGCCACGGCCGAGGCACTCAAACCCTGGTACGGCTACTACTGCAAGCGGCCGTGCTTCCACGACGAATACCTGCAGGCGTTCAACCGGGACAACGTCACGCTCGTGGACACGCGGGGCCGTGGTGTAGAGCGCATCAACGGAAACGGCGTGGTGGTCGCCGGCACCGAATACGCCTTGGATTGCCTGATTTTCGCGACCGGATTCGAAGTCGGCACCGATTACACCCGGCGGACCGGGTTCGAGGTGATCGGCCGGGACGGATTGACGTTGAGTGACAAGTGGTCCGACGGCGTACGCACGTTGCATGGCCTGCACGTCAACGGTTTTCCGAATTGCTTCATCGCCAGCATCGCGCAGTCGGGGTTCACGGTGAACTTCCCGTACCTGATCGAGACGCAGTCGCGGCACACCGCCTGGGTGATCGCCTGGGCGCTCGCGAACGGTGCCACCGAACTGGAGGCCACCGCTGCGGCGGAAGCGCAGTGGGTCGACACCGTGGTGGCGCGATCCGGCGTCATCTCCGGTCGCCGCGAAGCCTGTACCCCCGGCTACTACAACCGAGAGGGGCAGGCAAGCGCCCGGCTGAACCAGGACAGCTTCTTCTTCGGTGGCCCGACCGAGTATGCCGACATCCTGGCCGCCTGGCGGGATGCGGGATCCATCGCGGCGATGGTGATCAGATGA
- a CDS encoding aldehyde dehydrogenase, with translation MRTSLLIDGDLVDGGAGGFDTINPATEEVLGQVADGDVDDMDRAIAAARTAFDDTDWSRDTALRVHCLRQLRDALVDEIEHLRSITVAEVGAPVALTYGGQLQMPVDGLGYIADLAESYEWTTDLGMAAPFGKPTRRTVVREPCGVVGAVTPWNFPHQINFAKLGPALAAGNTVVLKPAPDTPWCAAEIGRIIKDRTDFPAGVVNIVTSSDHRIGAQLTEDPRVDLVSFTGSTATGRVVMAAASQTVKKVFLELGGKSAYIVLDDADLPAACAAAAAGVAMHAGQGCAFTTRLLVPRAHYDEAVATASAAMSGIGCGDPADPGTLCGPLISSRQRDRVEGYLTLAIAEGGWFGCGGGRPAGRDRGFYIEPTVIGGLTNEARVAREEIFGPVLVVLAHDGDADAVRLANDSPYGLSGAVVGADQNRVDWVAARLRTGTVNVNGGVWYAADAPFGGYKQSGIGREMGLAGFEEYLETKLLAKGVQ, from the coding sequence ATGAGAACGTCCCTGCTCATCGACGGAGACCTGGTCGACGGCGGCGCCGGTGGCTTCGACACGATCAACCCGGCCACTGAGGAGGTGCTGGGCCAGGTCGCCGATGGCGACGTCGACGATATGGACCGGGCCATCGCCGCGGCTCGCACCGCCTTCGATGACACCGACTGGTCGCGTGATACCGCGTTGCGGGTGCATTGTCTGCGTCAATTGCGTGACGCCCTGGTCGACGAGATCGAGCACCTACGGTCGATAACGGTCGCCGAGGTCGGCGCCCCGGTAGCGCTGACCTACGGCGGGCAGTTGCAGATGCCGGTGGACGGCTTGGGTTACATCGCCGATCTCGCTGAAAGCTACGAATGGACAACTGATCTGGGGATGGCCGCACCGTTCGGTAAACCGACCCGGCGGACCGTGGTGCGGGAACCCTGCGGCGTGGTCGGCGCCGTGACACCGTGGAATTTTCCGCACCAGATCAACTTCGCCAAGCTCGGCCCGGCGCTGGCCGCGGGCAACACCGTGGTGCTCAAGCCGGCTCCTGACACGCCGTGGTGTGCCGCCGAAATAGGCCGGATCATCAAGGACCGCACGGATTTCCCGGCCGGTGTCGTCAACATCGTCACGTCCAGCGATCACCGGATCGGTGCGCAACTGACCGAGGATCCGCGGGTGGATCTGGTGTCGTTCACCGGGTCGACCGCGACCGGTCGGGTGGTCATGGCCGCCGCGTCACAGACCGTCAAGAAGGTATTCCTGGAACTCGGCGGCAAATCGGCCTACATCGTGCTCGACGACGCCGATCTGCCCGCCGCCTGTGCGGCCGCGGCCGCCGGAGTGGCGATGCACGCTGGGCAGGGGTGCGCCTTCACCACCCGGCTACTGGTGCCGCGCGCGCATTACGACGAGGCCGTAGCCACGGCGTCGGCAGCGATGTCCGGCATCGGTTGTGGCGATCCAGCAGATCCGGGCACGCTGTGTGGGCCGCTGATCTCATCTCGTCAGCGCGACCGCGTCGAGGGTTATCTGACGCTCGCGATCGCCGAGGGCGGTTGGTTCGGTTGCGGCGGAGGCCGTCCCGCGGGCCGTGACCGAGGTTTCTACATCGAGCCGACAGTGATCGGCGGGCTCACCAATGAGGCCCGGGTGGCTCGCGAGGAGATCTTCGGCCCGGTGCTGGTGGTGCTGGCCCACGACGGTGACGCCGATGCCGTTCGCCTCGCCAACGACTCGCCGTACGGCTTGTCCGGCGCGGTGGTCGGGGCCGACCAGAACCGGGTCGACTGGGTCGCGGCGCGTTTGCGCACCGGCACCGTCAATGTGAACGGCGGGGTCTGGTACGCCGCCGATGCCCCGTTCGGTGGCTACAAGCAGTCCGGTATCGGCCGGGAGATGGGGCTGGCCGGTTTCGAGGAGTACCTGGAGACCAAATTGCTCGCCAAGGGAGTGCAGTGA
- a CDS encoding cupin domain-containing protein yields the protein MPVSAEREQALHDAMTVIDCVTPPFIPPNAEVMTTIIEWPAGSPGAPPHRHPAGPAFGYVLEGEMLFELEGEASRVVKAGEAFWEPGGDVIHYSDANNRDDIPLRFLVNMLCVPGEPMLVLVDDEELEARKDRRVR from the coding sequence ATGCCTGTCTCAGCTGAGCGCGAGCAGGCGCTCCACGATGCGATGACCGTGATCGATTGTGTGACACCGCCGTTCATTCCGCCGAATGCCGAGGTGATGACGACGATCATCGAGTGGCCCGCCGGCTCACCCGGAGCGCCGCCACACCGGCATCCCGCCGGACCTGCCTTCGGCTACGTGCTCGAGGGCGAGATGCTCTTCGAGTTGGAGGGCGAGGCGTCGAGGGTGGTCAAGGCCGGCGAGGCCTTCTGGGAACCGGGTGGCGACGTCATCCACTACTCGGACGCCAACAATCGCGACGACATCCCGCTGCGGTTCCTGGTCAACATGCTGTGTGTGCCGGGTGAACCCATGCTCGTCCTCGTCGACGACGAGGAACTGGAAGCCCGCAAGGACCGACGGGTGCGCTGA